Part of the Candidatus Sulfotelmatobacter sp. genome is shown below.
GCATTCTTGGTAGCGCTGGCGTCCCGCCGGCTCGCGAGAGCGTACTCAAACCCTGTCAGGGGATCCGGTGCTCGGCTGGTGTGGGGGCGCGGCATCCCCACGACAGCCGCCGAGACGGCGGCGCTACGATTTGCCTAGCTGAATAAATAAAGGAGTTCGAAGTTCAGGCTGCGCCGATTTGGTTGGGAATTGGGTTGGGCCGTTGCTGCATGCGTTTGGGGCCGCGCTTGCGCACCAGCAATAGCCGAATGCGTTCCAGCAGGTCGACGGGCGCGTACATGCCCTTAGTGAGAAAAACGTCGGCCTGCGAGTCGTGATCGTAGATGCGGACTTTGCTGGAGATAAGAATCGCAGGCGTGTTCGGCGAGAGATCTTTGATCTGGGCGATCAGTTGAGGGCCATCGAGACCAGGCATCGCCATATCGGCAATCACCAGGTCGACACCGCCTTGTTGGAAACGCGTTAGAGCATCTTCTCCGCGCGAGAAACTTGCCACGCGGTAGCCGCGGGTTTCCAGCATGATTTTGCGGTGGGAAAGCGACTGTTCGTTGTCATCGACACACAAGATCGTGCGCTTGGGTTTCATCAGCCTTTCGCAGTCCATTGGCGCGATGGAAACGGCGAGTCGCGAAAACCAACAGAAGCTTTTCTCAATATGAAGAATGTCAGAGCGAGATGAATGCTAACGGGAAGCCGGCGCGCTGTAAAGTGCCGCCGATGCTAATGGGACGTTCTAGCTATTGATTATTGTGGAGTGGGTTTCGTGTCTGTGTTTGCGGCAGCTTGCGCAACTTGGATTAGAGGAAAAATTCGGCGCGCATGACCTCAACGGCGTTGCCGCCGACGCGAACGTTAACTACCCGGTTATCGTGTCGCTTTTCGTGAATGGACGAGCGCACAAAAATACGGCTCGGACGCAGCATCTCAATGCCCTGCTCGATCAGGACGCGCTCATCCGGTTGGGCGACTTCGTGCCTTACCATCCACGCGGCGGCGCAACCTGCAGCCGACCCGGTGGCCGCATCTTCGCCGTTGTAGAACAGCATGCGAGCATGCAAACGGGCTGCCGGATCGACGATTTCGCGAGACACGAAGTAAAAGAATTTTCCGCCGGTTCTTTTCAGATACTCGCTGCCGCGATTCAGGTCGACCCGCAAGTTCTGTAGGACAGCCAGGGATTTCAGAGGAACAATCGTATAGGCGATTCCCGTCGAGACAGTTTCGATGGGGAGCGCGGGATCGAAATCTTTCACGTCTAGTCCCGTCGCATGGGCAACTACCTCATGATCGTGCTGCATGCCGAACACAGGATCGATCTGCGTCATTTCTCCGAAGATTGGCTCACCCGGCGAATCTTCGAAGCGGACGGGAACCTTGCCTACGTTCAACTCGAGCACGATCTCTTTCCCGCCGGATTCTGCGCGCAGCGCAAACGCCGTTCCCAGCGTGGGATGGCCAGCGAAGGGTAACTCTTCCTGTACAGTAAAAATTCTTACGCGCAAGCCCCGCTCACGCTCGGTTGCAGCGTCGCGTGGAAAAATAAATGTCGTTTCCGAAAGATTCATCTCCTTGGCGATCGACTGCATCTCCGAGTCGCTCAGTCCTCGGGCGTCAGAAAAGACGGCGAGGGAATTGCCTTCGAGCGCTCGCGAAGTAAAAACATCCCATTGCGCCATGGCCAGACGCCGCCACGATTTAGGCATGAACTCTCCAGGAATTTCGATGTCTTCGCTGTCAAAGAAACGATGCGAGGCCTGTGGCTGGCGATGCAGAAAAGTTCAAAGAGGAGGAACTTCGCACCTATGGGGCGTTTGACACCCATTCTCAGCGCTTCTATCCTAGCTAACATGATTCTGCGTACTCTCCATTCCGTCGAATGCGCGATGTATTGTTGTCGTCTGTCGCCGGCGTGTGGATAGGGAATCAGCGAGATTCTTCCCAGCCCACCCGGTCAAAAACGGGTGGGTTTATTCTTATCCGCTTTGCCAAGTCTCAAAATCCGGGAAGGCCGATTCGAATCCTGTGCGAGTCGAAAATCATCATTTGAAATAACCTTTGAAAATCGTCTTCACGAACTAACTTCACGAGTTAAAAGAAGGAGATCATCAATGACTACCGCGACTGAAACGAATACAATTCCCCGCATTAACGACACGGCTCCCGACTTCACCGCCGAAACCACGCAGGGCACGATTCACTTTCACGACTGGATGGGCGACGGCTGGGCGATTTTATTTTCTCATCCCAAAGACTTTACCCCGGTCTGCACCACCGAACTTGGATACATGGCAAAGTTGCAGCCGGAATTTGCCAAGCGCAACGTGAAGATCATTGGCCTGAGCGTCGATCCTGTCACCAACCACAGCAAGTGGGCTGCCGATATTGAAGAGACACAGGGTGCGAAGGTGAATTATCCAATGATCGGCGATCCGCAGTTGAAGATCGCAAAGCTTTACGGCATGCTGCCCGCCGAGGCCGGCGAAACCTGCGAAGGCCGCACTCCCGCCGATAATGCAACGGTGCGCACAGTTTTTGTGGTCGGGCCGGACAAGAAAATCAAGCTGCAACTCAGCTATCCCATGACGACGGGGCGGAATTTCGACGAAATCCTGCGGGTGATCGACTCCATGCAGCTCACGGCGAAACACAAAGTGGCGACGCCAGTGAACTGGAAGCCGGGCGACGACGTGATCATTACCGGCGCAGTTTCCAACGAAGAGGCGCAGCAGAAATTTCCGGGCTTCAAGACGGTGAAGCCGTATTTGCGAACGACGGCGCAGCCGAAGTAGTTGTGAAACGTGGTGAGTGATTAGTGGTCGGTGGTCAGCAGGTTCCGATTCGAGAGCGGGGCACCGATTACTGCTCACTGCTCACTGCTCGCTGTCCACTGGCACGGAAGCGCATGCGGTCCGGTGATCGTCCCGGTCTTCAAAACCGGCGGGCGGCGGGTTCCCCCGTCACCGGTGGGTTCGACCCCCACTCGCTTCCGCCAATTTTAGTTTCACCCTTTCGGGTCGTTCGTCGTTCTCGGGTGCGCCACCCGCCCTGAATAGTCTCCGGCTTGCGGACTATCACTTATTGAATGTGTTCCTGCCGGAACACATCGTCATGACGGGGAAGGGTGTACGCTTGTGTCATGACAGCTAAGACTAAGAAAGCAAAGCGGCGGGAGGGCAGCCCGGTCCGGGAAAGGTCCCCTGGCTGGGGACAGAGGGACGTTCACCAAACTGTGTTGGGCGAAAACGGGTGAACGTCCCGTCAGATGTCCCTTTTTTTCAAATCCCATGATACAAGCAGCATCAGACCCGCCCTTGCGAAAGCGCAAGGACGGGGCACCCACAGTTCTGGAACTATACGCAAGGTCAAGAACTGAAGGGATGGGCCACCCGCCTCGCGGTGCTTTGTTGTGGCGATTACACCGCCGATTCATGGGCCTGATTGTGATGGGATTGGCGGGCGTTTTGCGGTGCCGATTGCCGGCACGGAAGCGCGGCGATGCGGGCGTGGGGCGGGTGGCCCGGCCTTGTCCTTTTGATTTAGCGTCCGGCTCCAGAACTGTGGGTGCCCCGCTCTTGCGTTTTTTGCAAGGGCGGGTAGGATGCTGCTTGTACCATGAGATTCCCAGCCGAGTCAAATTCGGCGCTGTCGGCAGCACCGCCACCCACCCTCGCACAGGACGCGAGGATGGGGCACCCGCTGTGTTGGTATCGGCGACATCAAAGGCTGGGCCACCCGTCACCCGCTGTGTTGGTATCGGCGACATCAAAGGCTGGGCCACCCGTCCCAGACTGGAAGCCCAAGTGCGGGTGTCGATAATGCATCCGGCGGCCCGACTGGGAATGTGATCGGTATCAACTACAACAGTTTCATAACGACGTATCCAAATTTTGGAGGACCCAACGGCCAAGTGAGCATGATGTTTCATGAACTGGATCATAATTATGAGGGAACAAGTGGACCGGACAGCGGTAGGGTAGACAATATGGCGCATGCGGCTCAGATAGAGAATGATTGTACGTATCCGCAGGTCGCGACTCAGACCTCGACGGGGCCAGACCAGATTCCTAGCTCTCAATGAGAATGATAGAAGAGATTCCACCGGAAGGGAGGATGCGAAACGTGAACCTACCAATCGTACTCTTACCAGTGCTTCTACTCTTTTCTGCCGAAACAAACATCCAGCCAGCGATCGCGAACTTGGAACTGCAGTCGCTGAAAGCTGAGTATCGAGCGGGAGAGAAGATTCAGGTCGAATATAAAATTCAAAACGTTGGCGGCGCCCCTTTCTATATGAATCCGAATGTCGCTCAAGTTGGCGGCATGGATGCGGGCGTTCGGTTGGCGCTCTTCGATGAAGCTGGGAATCCCGTTTCGGGACAGATTGTTGGAGATGTACCCGTTCCTGATTATTCGAAAGTTCCGGATCTCTGCGCCTACATCCGAGAGCGATGGCTCTTGCTGAGGCCAGGAATGTTCTACGGACTAAACACGTATTATCCTACAATTGTGACCCTAAGACCTGGACGATATCGGCTCTTGGCCACCTACTTCAACAACCTGCCGAGTCTGGTAACACCTGCGCAAAGAGAATCCATGGATTCCCTGCCCTATCCGGTACTCGTGAAGGAACTTCAATCGAGGGATGTCTGGTTTACGGTCGTAAAATGATGGTTGACAACAGTGGGGACAATCAGAATCCGCCGCGTGTGCTGGTTGGCGCTGGGATTGACAATAATATGGACAACCCTAAGCGAGCGGTTCGGCCCAGGCTCGGCGTCGTCCGAATGTGATCCGGCACCTCGGGTCCGATTTAATCAAACTAAGCGGCTCAACAGGCCAGTTCAGGACCCTCCATGCCTTGCAGGAAAGTTCGCGCGGAAAAAAATCACCGGCTATGCCCGACCAATCATGTTTGCGAGGAATCCGACCCAACACTTGGGACCTTGAGCGGGAATCTGGTCTGCGATCCTTCGCAATCCGTTAGCTGGTTTGGTGACGCCTTTAATGTCCTACGTTGCCATCCGTGGCCTTGCATGTTGTTGAATTTACGTTTCTGAGCGGGTTCGACCCCCACTCGCTTCCGCCAATTTTTCGCAGGCCTCCTTCAGCAATTCTTCCGACACTTCCCAACAACACATAGTCCGGCTGTGGCGTGCTGTCCGGTAGTGGACATTGGGTTCCAGCAACGGACACTGGACCTGGCACCCGTAAACATGACTTCAGGCGTATCTCCCAATGCTTCAGGCACTTAGATCTTTCCGCCATCTGGAAGACTGGGTGCCACTGCGTTACTGATGGATATCGCACGCCCAGAGTTCAAGCGCCAGAAACTGCGCCGCCAGATTATCGGCGGAGTGGTCGCCGCCGCGGCGGTTGCGGTATTGATCCTGGTTATTCTGCGACTCAAGCCGGCTGCGCCTTCGGTGGAGCGCGGGACCGTCTGGACCGACACGGTGAAGCATGGGTCGATGCTGCGGCAGGTGCATGGGCCGGGGTCGCTGGTCCCGACGCAGGAAGCGGTTCGGCAGATTCCGGCCGAGACCGAAGCGACCGTTGTGCGCATTCGCATGTTGCCGGGGTCGCAGGTGAAGGCGGACGCGATCCTTCTGGAAATGAGCAATCCTCAGGTGGAGCAGGCGGCGGTGGACGCGCGCCTGCAATTCCAAGCGACGCAGGCGGAGTATCAAAGCTTGAAGGTGAAGCTCGAAAGCGATCTGATGACGCAGCGAGCCGGCGCCGCGACCGTGAGCGCCGACTATGGGCAGGCGTCGCGTCAGGCGGAAACGGATAAGGCGCTGTATGACCTGGGAGTGATTTCAGGGCTGGCTTACAAGGCGTCGAAGGGGAAAGCGGACGAACTGACGCTCAGGAACGATCTGGAAAATCAGCGGCTGGCGATCAACAAGAAGGCCATCGAAACGCAACTGGCGCAGGAACAGGCGAAGGTGGATGAGGCTCGGACGCTGGCTGAGCTGAAGCAGAAGCAACTCGATGCGTTGAAAGTCCGCGCCGGCATCGACGGTGTGCTGGTGGATCTCCCGTTGCAGGTTGGGCAGCATGTTCAGCCCGGAGTCATGCTCGCGAAAGTGGTGCAGCCCGATCACCTGATGGCGGCATTGAAGATTGCCGAGACGCAGGCGCGCGACGTGCAGTTGGGTGAGCCGGCGGCGATCGACACCCACAACGGCATTATCGGCGGGACGGTCATGCGGGTGGATCCGGCGGTACAAAACGGAACCGTAACCGTGGACGTCAAACTTACCAGCGAAATGCCCAAGGGCGCGCGGCCCGATTTGAGCGTGGACGGCACGATCGACCTGGAGCGCCTGGACAATGTTCTCTATGTGGGGCGACCGGCATTCGGACAGGAGAACAGCACGATCAGTTTGTTCAAGCTGGATTCCGATGGCAAAGAGGCGACACGAGTGCCGGTAAAAGTTGGACGCGAGTCGGTGAATTCGATTCAGGTTTACGAAGGGCTGCATGAAGGCGACACCGTCATTCTTTCCGACATGTCACGCTGGGACAAGACCGACCGCATACGGCTCGAATAACAGGCAGACATCTAACGGGCACATATCCGGAATTAGAAATTACAACCGCGAGGGACATCGCCTATGACTGACGCCGGGCAGACGCTAATCCAGATACAGGAGATGACGAAGGTCTTCTACACCGATGAGATCGAGACTCATGCGCTGTCGGGTGTTCACCTATCCATCGCGAAGGGGGAATATGTGGCCATGTCGGGGCCGTCGGGCTGCGGCAAGTCGACATTGCTGTCGATTATCGGCCTGCTCGACACGCCCACGACGGGCAGTTATTCGCTGAATGGGAAGTCGGTGGAGAATCTGGATTTCGCCGAGCGCTCGCGGATTCGCAATCAGGAGATCGGATTCATTTTCCAGAGTTTCAATTTGATTGGCGACCTGACGGTGTATGAAAACGTCGAGCTGCCACTGACTTATCGTCAGCGGATGACTACGCCGGAA
Proteins encoded:
- a CDS encoding response regulator, producing the protein MKPKRTILCVDDNEQSLSHRKIMLETRGYRVASFSRGEDALTRFQQGGVDLVIADMAMPGLDGPQLIAQIKDLSPNTPAILISSKVRIYDHDSQADVFLTKGMYAPVDLLERIRLLLVRKRGPKRMQQRPNPIPNQIGAA
- a CDS encoding PhzF family phenazine biosynthesis protein, with amino-acid sequence MPKSWRRLAMAQWDVFTSRALEGNSLAVFSDARGLSDSEMQSIAKEMNLSETTFIFPRDAATERERGLRVRIFTVQEELPFAGHPTLGTAFALRAESGGKEIVLELNVGKVPVRFEDSPGEPIFGEMTQIDPVFGMQHDHEVVAHATGLDVKDFDPALPIETVSTGIAYTIVPLKSLAVLQNLRVDLNRGSEYLKRTGGKFFYFVSREIVDPAARLHARMLFYNGEDAATGSAAGCAAAWMVRHEVAQPDERVLIEQGIEMLRPSRIFVRSSIHEKRHDNRVVNVRVGGNAVEVMRAEFFL
- a CDS encoding peroxiredoxin; amino-acid sequence: MTTATETNTIPRINDTAPDFTAETTQGTIHFHDWMGDGWAILFSHPKDFTPVCTTELGYMAKLQPEFAKRNVKIIGLSVDPVTNHSKWAADIEETQGAKVNYPMIGDPQLKIAKLYGMLPAEAGETCEGRTPADNATVRTVFVVGPDKKIKLQLSYPMTTGRNFDEILRVIDSMQLTAKHKVATPVNWKPGDDVIITGAVSNEEAQQKFPGFKTVKPYLRTTAQPK
- a CDS encoding efflux RND transporter periplasmic adaptor subunit, coding for MDIARPEFKRQKLRRQIIGGVVAAAAVAVLILVILRLKPAAPSVERGTVWTDTVKHGSMLRQVHGPGSLVPTQEAVRQIPAETEATVVRIRMLPGSQVKADAILLEMSNPQVEQAAVDARLQFQATQAEYQSLKVKLESDLMTQRAGAATVSADYGQASRQAETDKALYDLGVISGLAYKASKGKADELTLRNDLENQRLAINKKAIETQLAQEQAKVDEARTLAELKQKQLDALKVRAGIDGVLVDLPLQVGQHVQPGVMLAKVVQPDHLMAALKIAETQARDVQLGEPAAIDTHNGIIGGTVMRVDPAVQNGTVTVDVKLTSEMPKGARPDLSVDGTIDLERLDNVLYVGRPAFGQENSTISLFKLDSDGKEATRVPVKVGRESVNSIQVYEGLHEGDTVILSDMSRWDKTDRIRLE
- a CDS encoding ABC transporter ATP-binding protein — translated: MTDAGQTLIQIQEMTKVFYTDEIETHALSGVHLSIAKGEYVAMSGPSGCGKSTLLSIIGLLDTPTTGSYSLNGKSVENLDFAERSRIRNQEIGFIFQSFNLIGDLTVYENVELPLTYRQRMTTPERKKRVMEALERVGMAHRVRHYPSQLSGGQQQRVAVARALGGKPSILLADEPTGNLDSRNGDAVMELLQNLHREGATICMVTHDPRFAKHAQREVHLFDGKVVAEEELQKLMADTHA